One region of Citrus sinensis cultivar Valencia sweet orange chromosome 6, DVS_A1.0, whole genome shotgun sequence genomic DNA includes:
- the LOC102608724 gene encoding uncharacterized protein LOC102608724 isoform X4 yields the protein MDKSWMLMDRTSIEYESGVNEFLKFAILHASNPELLRCPCQACGNLVFHVPAEIRNHLYWKGIDQSYQTWTWHGEGASSRRPSNVKASFDGSRQDNEAADTVEIVNDAFDTGNGDPKSFETLLKDAEKPLFPGCVKFTKLSALIRLYNIKGRNGWSNKSFSDLPSCLSDMLPGKNEIPLSVYEAKKIMVALGLEYEKIHACPNDCILYRKEYKDLSACPTCGMSRWKSPKKSKGIPAKILWYFPPIPRFKRMFQSPLTAKDLIWHANERVIDGKLRHSADSPSWRLVDQKWPDFAAEERNLQLAISTDEINPHKNFHSSYSCWPIVMITYNLPPWLCMKRKFMMLTMLISGPRQPGNDIDVYFSPLIDDLKTLWKVGVQIYDAYGQELFTLRAVLLWTISDFPAYGNLSGCSVKGYFACPICGEDTQSCRLKNGKKNVYMRHRRYLPKSHLFRDLTKAFDGKPERDFPSKPLSGEETLRKVEGIQNSRGKKTRKRKKLDSDEKICWKKKSIFFSLEYWKHLHVRHMLDVMHIEKNVCESIYGTLLNIPGKAKDGLNSRLDLVDFNIRKELEPVVEGNHTYLPTACYSLTRVEKVMFCETLFNLKVPEGYYSNFKNLVSMSDLKLIGLKSHDCHALMQQLLPLAIRGMLPKPVRYAITRLCFFFNDLCSKVVDVEKLNQIQKDLVVTINLFEMYFLPEFFDIMVHLTVHLVREVRLCGPVYLRWMYPFERFLKYLKGYVRNKNRPEGCIAECYIVEEAIEFCTEYLPNVDPIGIPIARTNNIEIEGLLPGGRLIDIDRDEWKQAHHYVLRNTQAVQPYIEMHMTWLKSNYPRQSKNKWLRDEHARNFIYWFQMVTIISHPNHLY from the exons ATGGATAAATCTTGGATGTTGATGGATAGAACGTCTATAGAATATGAAAGTGGGGTAAATGAGTTTCTCAAGTTTGCAATACTTCATGCTAGTAATCCTGAACTTTTAAGATGTCCATGCCAAGCATgtggtaatttggtctttcaTGTACCTGCTGAGATAAGAAATCATCTTTATTGGAAAGGTATTGACCAAAGCTATCAGACATGGACTTGGCATGGAGAAGGAGCTTCTAGTAGACGACCATCAAATGTAAAAGCTTCATTTGATGGCAGTCGACAAGATAATGAAGCTGCTGATACAGTAGAAATAGTTAATGATGCATTTGACACTGGTAATGGTGACCCCAAGTCTTTCGAAACTCTACTTAAAGATGCTGAAAAACCTTTGTTTCCTGGCTGTGTGAAATTCACTAAGTTATCTGCCTTAATAAGGCTTTACAACATTAAAGGAAGAAATGGATGGTCAAACAAAAGTTTTTCAGATTTACCAAGTTGTTTATCAGATATGCTTCCTGGTAAAAATGAAATACCTTTATCCGTATATGAAGCAAAGAAGATTATGGTTGCATTAGGCttagaatatgaaaaaatacatgCATGTCCCAACGATTGCATCCTATATAGAAAAGAATATAAGGATTTATCTGCATGTCCCACTTGTGGAATGTCAAGATGGAAGAGTCCCAAGAAAAGTAAGGGAATTCCTGCTAAAATCTTATGGTATTTTCCTCCTATACCAAGGTTTAAAAGGATGTTTCAATCTCCTCTAACTGCAAAAGACTTAATTTGGCATGCCAATGAAAGAGTGATTGATGGCAAACTACGTCACTCAGCTGACTCACCGTCATGGAGgctagtggaccaaaaatggCCAGATTTCGCTGCAGAAGAAAGAAATCTTCAGCTGGCTATTTCTACAGATGAGATAAATCCCCATAAAAACTTTCACAGTTCATATAGTTGTTGGCCAATTGTTATGATTACTTATAATCTTCCTCCTTGGTTatgcatgaaaagaaaattcatgatGTTGACTATGCTAATATCTGGTCCACGACAGCCCGGTAACGATATTGATGTCTATTTTTCACCACTGATTGATGACTTGAAAACTTTGTGGAAAGTTGGTGTCCAAATTTATGATGCATATGGACAAGAATTATTTACTCTACGAGCTGTCTTGTTGTGGACAATTAGTGATTTTCCTGCTTATGGGAACTTGTCTGGATGCTCAGTTAAAGGATATTTTGCATGTCCTATATGTGGGGAAGATACACAGTCCTGTAGACTTAAGAATGGGAAGAAAAATGTGTACATGCGCCATAGGCGATATCTCCCAAAATCTCACTTGTTTCGAGATTTAACAAAGGCTTTTGATGGTAAACCAGAAAGAGACTTTCCTTCTAAGCCGTTAAGTGGTGAAGAAACATTAAGAAAGGTTGAAGGGATTCAAAACTCACGGGGGAAGAAAACTAGAAAGCGtaaaaaattagattctgatgaaaaaatttgctggaaaaagaaatcaatatttttttctctcgaGTATTGGAAACATTTGCATGTTCGCCATATGTTAGATGTAATgcacattgaaaaaaatgtgtgcGAAAGTATATATGGTACATTATTGAACATTCCAGGAAAAGCAAAAGATGGACTTAATTCTCGGTTGGACCTTGTTGATTTCAATATTAGGAAAGAATTAGAACCTGTTGTTGAAGGGAATCACACTTATTTACCTACTGCATGTTATTCCTTGACTAGAGTGGAAAAAGTAATGTTTTGCGAAACATTATTTAATCTGAAGGTTCCTGAAGGATACtattcaaactttaaaaatcttGTATCAATGAGTGATTTAAAGCTTATTGGGTTGAAATCTCATGATTGTCATGCTTTGATGCAACAACTCCTACCATTGGCTATTCGAGGAATGTTGCCAAAACCTGTTAGATATGCCATCACTAGACTTTGctttttcttcaatgatcTTTGTAGCAAAGTTGTGGATGTAGAGAAGTTAAACCAAATACAAAAGGATCTTGTGgtcacaattaatttatttgaaatgtaTTTCCTTCCTGAATTTTTTGATATCATGGTTCATTTAACTGTGCATCTTGTTAGAGAAGTCAGATTATGTGGGCCTGTATATCTTAGATGGATGTATCCCTttgaaagatttttaaaatatctaaaaggGTATGTGCGGAATAAAAATCGTCCCGAAGGTTGTATTGCTGAATGTTACATTGTAGAGGAGGCAATTGAATTTTGCACAGAATATTTACCCAATGTGGATCCAATTGGAATTCCAATTGCAAGGACGAATAATATAGAAATTGAGGGTCTGCTTCCTGGTGGTCGTTTAATTGATATTGATCGTGACGAATGGAAGCAAGCACACCATTATGTTTTGCGGAACACACAAGCAGTTCAACCTTACATTGA GATGCATATGACATGGTTGAAATCGAATTATCCTCGCCAATCTAAAAACAAGTGGTTACGAGATGAACATGCTCGAAACTTCATTTACTG gTTTCAAATGGTAACGATAATCAGTCATCCAAATCATCTTTATTGA